Proteins encoded together in one Candidatus Nitrosocaldus cavascurensis window:
- a CDS encoding carboxymuconolactone decarboxylase family protein has protein sequence MAVTEYDRTLDDISKAMGSVPGFFKGVPIDVLHYMWPIFKKYELGTSLIPQKYKEMIGLAVAATIKCPYCEIYHRSAAKMHGATDEELNEVAVITGSTLFWSTVLHAQKYDYEKFVKELESVAEYLKK, from the coding sequence ATGGCAGTAACAGAGTACGATAGAACACTAGATGATATATCCAAGGCTATGGGATCTGTACCTGGATTCTTCAAAGGAGTGCCAATAGATGTTCTCCATTACATGTGGCCAATATTCAAGAAGTACGAACTAGGTACAAGTCTTATACCGCAGAAGTATAAGGAGATGATAGGGTTAGCTGTAGCAGCAACCATAAAGTGTCCGTACTGTGAGATATACCATAGGAGTGCAGCAAAGATGCATGGAGCAACTGATGAGGAACTCAACGAAGTAGCAGTTATTACAGGCAGTACTTTGTTCTGGAGTACTGTACTACATGCACAAAAGTACGATTATGAGAAGTTCGTCAAGGAGCTAGAAAGTGTGGCAGAATATCTTAAGAAGTGA
- the lysS gene encoding lysine--tRNA ligase: MQRVIGKGTWLDKVAHLLVERERRLGRDLSLIRVESGLGASGIPHIGSLGDAVRAYGVKLALENLGYKGELIAYSDDMDGLRKIPHGLPEWLKEYIAMPVCNIPDPFTCHSSYAMHMSSMLMDALDRLSIQYRFQSGYEAYKQGLLNKEIDILLRNAKVIGERIAELVGQEKFKQILPYFPICSNCKRIYLAQAYEYVEDEHKVLYECKGGIIGREYVQGCGYKGEADVFKAEGKLSWKVEFAARWSALNIRFEAYGKDIMDSVKVNDWVADNILNYAHPLHVRYEMFLDKSGRKISKSAGNVFTPQLWLRYGTAESLMLLLFKRIAGTRHVGVEDIPRLEDEYDRLEDTYFNSSRIDISSSLSSASTTTADTMKLIKQRGIYEYINHNKPPSRAGEHVPYMLLAQLAAVAVEGKEVEYVLNRLRAYGMLKGSDGISERLRERILKARLYAIEVLQQRPESKAVSLDERQRKAIEDLIQVIGSSDDAKVIQSSIFDTARRHGIEPKEFFRLLYMLLIGTDYGPRLGPYIIDVGRDNVINILKRHLASV, translated from the coding sequence ATGCAAAGAGTAATAGGCAAGGGTACATGGCTAGATAAGGTTGCCCACCTCCTAGTAGAGAGGGAGAGGAGGCTTGGTAGGGATCTATCGTTAATAAGGGTTGAATCTGGATTGGGAGCATCTGGAATACCACATATAGGTAGCCTTGGCGATGCTGTTAGAGCATATGGTGTTAAACTTGCACTAGAGAATCTAGGCTACAAGGGGGAGTTGATAGCATATAGCGATGATATGGATGGGCTTAGGAAGATTCCACATGGGCTTCCAGAGTGGCTCAAGGAGTATATAGCGATGCCAGTATGCAATATACCAGACCCATTCACATGTCATTCATCCTATGCAATGCACATGTCAAGTATGCTCATGGATGCACTGGATAGGTTAAGCATACAATATAGGTTCCAGAGTGGGTATGAGGCGTATAAGCAAGGGTTACTAAACAAGGAGATAGATATACTGCTAAGGAATGCCAAGGTTATAGGAGAGAGGATTGCTGAACTTGTTGGACAGGAGAAGTTCAAGCAGATACTACCATACTTTCCTATATGCTCAAACTGCAAGAGGATATACCTTGCCCAAGCATATGAGTATGTTGAGGATGAGCATAAGGTACTTTATGAGTGTAAAGGAGGCATAATAGGTAGAGAGTATGTACAGGGCTGTGGTTACAAGGGAGAGGCTGATGTATTCAAGGCTGAGGGTAAGTTAAGTTGGAAGGTTGAGTTTGCTGCAAGGTGGAGTGCTCTTAACATAAGGTTTGAGGCGTATGGCAAGGATATAATGGATAGTGTCAAGGTTAATGACTGGGTTGCAGATAACATACTGAACTATGCCCATCCCCTTCATGTTAGGTATGAGATGTTCCTTGACAAGAGTGGGAGGAAGATAAGTAAGAGTGCTGGAAATGTATTTACACCTCAGTTATGGCTTAGATATGGTACTGCAGAATCTCTCATGCTACTGCTCTTCAAGAGGATAGCAGGTACAAGGCATGTTGGTGTTGAGGATATACCAAGGCTTGAGGATGAGTATGATAGACTTGAGGATACATACTTCAATAGTAGTAGGATAGATATTTCTTCTTCCCTATCTTCTGCTTCTACTACTACTGCTGATACAATGAAGTTGATCAAGCAGAGAGGCATATATGAGTACATAAACCACAACAAGCCACCAAGCAGAGCAGGGGAGCATGTACCATACATGCTGCTTGCACAGTTGGCAGCAGTAGCAGTTGAGGGGAAGGAGGTTGAATACGTACTCAACAGACTTAGGGCATATGGGATGCTGAAGGGAAGCGATGGGATCTCTGAGAGGTTGAGGGAGAGGATACTCAAGGCAAGGCTTTATGCGATTGAGGTGTTACAGCAGAGACCTGAGTCCAAGGCAGTATCTCTAGATGAGAGGCAGAGGAAGGCTATAGAGGATCTTATACAGGTAATAGGCAGTAGTGATGATGCAAAGGTTATACAGTCAAGCATATTTGATACTGCAAGGAGGCATGGAATAGAGCCTAAGGAGTTCTTCAGGTTACTGTATATGCTGCTTATAGGCACTGACTATGGACCAAGGCTTGGGCCATACATAATCGATGTTGGGAGGGATAATGTAATAAACATACTCAAGAGGCATCTTGCTAGTGTATGA